A single region of the Mycobacterium lentiflavum genome encodes:
- a CDS encoding sirohydrochlorin chelatase encodes MSLILAAHGTRRPGGVAMIGDLAAQVSRQLGRTVRVAFVDVLGPTPSEVLCAVGGHRAVVVPAFLSRGYHVRADVPAHVAASGHPNAIVTPALGPGGEIARIVADQLMKSGWRLGDSVILGAAGTSDPIARADLHTTATLLSALTGSRVTLGFAAVGDPQITDAVERARADGARRVAIASYLLADGLFQEKLRHCGADLVSEPLGTHPRLARLIANRFRRAVPVATRHPVRRYRPGAPRNAMLDL; translated from the coding sequence ATGAGTCTGATACTTGCCGCGCACGGCACGCGCCGACCGGGCGGTGTCGCGATGATCGGCGACCTGGCGGCACAGGTGAGCAGACAGCTCGGCCGCACGGTTCGGGTCGCCTTCGTCGACGTGTTGGGACCGACACCGAGCGAGGTGCTTTGCGCGGTCGGCGGCCACCGGGCAGTCGTGGTGCCCGCGTTCTTATCCCGCGGCTACCACGTCCGCGCCGACGTGCCCGCCCATGTTGCGGCCAGCGGACATCCCAATGCCATCGTCACCCCGGCGCTGGGCCCAGGCGGGGAGATCGCCCGGATCGTCGCCGACCAGTTGATGAAATCTGGTTGGCGCCTGGGTGATTCGGTGATCCTGGGGGCAGCGGGAACATCGGACCCCATTGCCCGCGCGGACCTGCACACCACCGCGACGCTGTTGTCCGCGCTGACCGGCTCACGGGTCACCCTGGGATTTGCCGCCGTCGGCGATCCGCAGATCACCGATGCTGTCGAGCGGGCGCGGGCCGACGGTGCGCGCCGCGTCGCGATCGCCTCCTATCTGCTCGCCGACGGGCTGTTCCAGGAAAAGCTGCGCCACTGCGGCGCCGATCTGGTCAGCGAGCCGCTGGGCACTCATCCGCGGCTCGCACGCTTGATCGCCAACCGGTTCCGCCGGGCGGTGCCGGTGGCCACCCGGCATCCGGTACGTCGTTACCGGCCGGGCGCGCCGAGGAACGCGATGCTTGATCTTTGA
- the nirD gene encoding nitrite reductase small subunit NirD, whose amino-acid sequence MTIVNDIAVWTTACHYDRLIPGRGVGVLLDDGSQAALFRLDDGSVHAVGNVDPFSGAAVISRGIVGDRGGRATVQSPILKQAFALEDGLCLDDPRVSVPVYQVRITGEGEIQIARLAA is encoded by the coding sequence GTGACAATTGTCAACGACATTGCGGTGTGGACCACCGCCTGCCACTACGACCGCCTCATCCCGGGTCGTGGCGTCGGCGTGCTGCTCGACGACGGTTCTCAGGCGGCGCTGTTCCGTCTGGACGACGGCTCGGTGCATGCGGTCGGTAACGTCGACCCGTTCTCGGGTGCGGCCGTGATCTCGCGCGGGATCGTCGGTGACCGTGGCGGCCGTGCCACCGTCCAATCACCCATCCTCAAACAGGCTTTCGCGCTCGAAGACGGACTGTGCCTGGATGACCCGCGGGTATCCGTGCCGGTGTACCAGGTGCGCATCACCGGCGAGGGTGAAATCCAGATCGCGCGATTGGCTGCCTAG
- a CDS encoding nitrate/nitrite transporter yields MGRNHGITDWNPEDAKAWEGGNDRIARRNLLCTMAGDHVAFSIWTLWSVMVLFMPMSVYGFHAGDKLLLGAVATLVGGCARIPYTLGIAKFGGRNWTVFSAFVLLIPTAGTIGLLANPGLPLWPYVLCAALTGLGGGNYAASLANVNAFYPQRLKGTALAINAGVGNLGVAVIQLVGLLALATAGHQAPYWVCAVYLVLLTAVGIAAALFMDNLDHGVEVNHMRSILFDRDTWVISLLYICTFGSWIGFSFAFGQVLQVNFGANGESPAHASLHAAQIAFVGPLLGSLARIYGGRLADRRSGSRVTLGVLVGMIASAGVLVCISTVEDHSGGTSSTAVVGYIFGFIVLFVLSGMGNGSVFKLIPSVFEARSRSLDVSEVERRQWSRAKSGSLIGICSAVGALGGVGINLALRESYLRSGTETAAYWVFLTSYIAAAVLTWMMYLRRPVSAQDAPDSVLTTQPARV; encoded by the coding sequence ATGGGCCGCAACCACGGCATCACGGACTGGAATCCGGAAGACGCCAAAGCCTGGGAGGGCGGCAACGACAGGATCGCGCGCCGAAATCTGCTGTGCACCATGGCGGGTGACCATGTGGCCTTCTCGATCTGGACTCTCTGGTCGGTGATGGTGCTATTCATGCCGATGTCGGTCTACGGCTTCCACGCCGGCGACAAGTTGCTCCTCGGTGCGGTGGCCACTCTGGTCGGCGGCTGCGCGCGCATCCCCTACACCTTGGGCATCGCGAAGTTCGGCGGCCGCAACTGGACGGTGTTCTCCGCATTCGTGTTGCTGATCCCGACCGCCGGCACCATTGGTTTGCTGGCCAATCCCGGCCTGCCGCTGTGGCCGTATGTGCTGTGCGCGGCACTGACCGGCCTGGGCGGCGGCAACTACGCGGCATCGCTGGCCAACGTCAACGCCTTCTATCCGCAGCGGCTCAAGGGCACGGCGCTGGCGATCAACGCCGGCGTCGGCAATCTTGGTGTCGCGGTGATCCAACTGGTCGGCCTGCTGGCGCTGGCCACCGCCGGGCACCAGGCGCCGTACTGGGTGTGCGCGGTCTATCTGGTGCTGCTCACCGCGGTGGGTATTGCCGCGGCGTTGTTCATGGACAACCTCGACCACGGCGTCGAGGTCAACCACATGCGCTCGATCCTGTTCGACCGCGACACCTGGGTGATCTCGCTGCTCTACATCTGCACCTTCGGCTCCTGGATCGGGTTTTCCTTCGCCTTCGGCCAGGTTCTGCAGGTCAACTTCGGGGCCAATGGGGAAAGTCCCGCCCACGCATCGCTGCACGCGGCTCAGATCGCCTTTGTCGGACCGCTATTGGGCTCGCTGGCGCGAATCTACGGCGGCCGGCTGGCAGACCGCCGCAGCGGTAGCCGTGTCACCCTGGGCGTCCTGGTGGGCATGATTGCGAGCGCCGGCGTGCTGGTGTGCATCAGCACGGTCGAGGACCACAGCGGCGGGACGTCGTCCACCGCGGTGGTCGGCTATATCTTCGGGTTCATCGTTCTGTTCGTGCTGTCGGGAATGGGCAACGGATCGGTTTTCAAACTGATCCCGTCGGTCTTCGAGGCCCGCAGTCGCTCGCTCGATGTCAGCGAGGTCGAGCGCCGGCAGTGGTCGCGTGCGAAATCCGGATCGCTGATTGGCATCTGCTCGGCGGTCGGTGCGCTGGGCGGCGTCGGAATCAACTTGGCGCTGCGCGAGTCTTACCTGCGCAGCGGCACCGAGACGGCGGCGTATTGGGTGTTTCTGACTTCTTACATCGCGGCGGCGGTCTTGACCTGGATGATGTACCTGCGCCGCCCGGTATCTGCGCAGGATGCGCCGGATTCGGTGCTCACAACACAGCCCGCACGGGTGTGA
- the nirB gene encoding nitrite reductase large subunit NirB, protein MTSAPDSRAQCAARHLVVVGHGMVGHRLVEALRARDTDGAWRITVLAEEADAAYDRVGLTSYTESWDRALLALPGNDYPGDERVRLLLNARVTEIDRATKAVVTADGERYEYDALVLATGSYAFVPPVPGHDLPACHVYRTLDDLDAIRAEAERARDDGHHAAGVVIGGGLLGLEAANALRQFGLETHVIEMMPRLMAQQIDEAGGGLLARMITELGISVHVGTGTESIESVERADGSVATRVRLTDGDVIEAGPVIFAAGVRPRDELAAAAGLTLAERGGVLTDLSCRTSDPDIYAIGEVAAIDGRCYGLVGPGYTSAEVVVDRLLGGAAEFPEADLSTKLKLLGVDVASFGDAMGATENCLEVVINDAVNRTYAKLVLSDDAKTLLGGVLVGDASSYGVLRPMVGSELPGDPLALIAPEGSGGGSSALGVGALPDSAQICSCNNVSKADLKCAIADGCSDVGSLKSCTTAGTSCGSCVLLLKQLLEAEGVVQSKALCEHFSQSRAELFEIISATEIRTFSGLLERFGRGKGCDICKPVVASILASTGSDHILDGEQASLQDSNDHFLANIQKNGSYSVVPRVPGGDIKPEHLILIGQIAQDFGLYTKITGGQRIDLFGARVDQLPQIWKRLVDGGMESGHAYGKSLRTVKSCVGTDWCRYGQQDSVQLAIDLELRYRGLRAPHKIKMGVSGCARECAEARGKDVGVIATEKGWNLYVGGNGGMTPKHAQLLASDLDTDTLVRYVDRFLMYYIRTADRLQRTAPWVESLDGGLDHLREVVCEDTLGLAEEFEAAMERHVDNYKCEWKGVLEDPDKLSRFVSFVNAPDEIDSTVTFTEHAGRKIPVSIGMPRVRS, encoded by the coding sequence ATGACCTCAGCCCCAGACTCGCGCGCGCAGTGTGCTGCCCGTCACTTGGTCGTGGTCGGGCACGGCATGGTTGGCCACCGTCTGGTCGAGGCGCTACGCGCCCGTGATACCGACGGGGCTTGGCGCATCACCGTTTTGGCCGAAGAGGCCGACGCCGCCTACGATCGCGTTGGATTGACCTCGTACACCGAAAGCTGGGACCGCGCCCTGCTGGCGCTGCCCGGTAACGACTACCCCGGTGACGAGCGGGTACGGCTGCTGCTGAACGCGCGGGTCACCGAAATCGACCGTGCGACAAAGGCAGTGGTGACCGCGGATGGCGAACGGTACGAATACGACGCCCTGGTCCTGGCCACCGGTTCCTACGCCTTCGTCCCTCCGGTGCCCGGACACGACCTGCCCGCCTGCCACGTCTACCGAACCCTGGACGACCTCGACGCGATCCGGGCCGAAGCGGAGCGGGCCCGTGATGACGGTCACCATGCCGCCGGTGTGGTGATCGGCGGCGGTCTGCTGGGACTCGAAGCCGCCAATGCGTTGCGTCAGTTCGGCTTGGAAACACACGTCATTGAAATGATGCCGCGACTGATGGCCCAGCAGATCGACGAGGCCGGTGGTGGGCTGCTGGCGCGGATGATCACCGAGCTCGGGATTTCGGTGCACGTCGGCACGGGCACCGAATCGATTGAATCCGTTGAACGTGCCGACGGTTCGGTGGCGACGCGGGTGCGGCTGACCGATGGCGACGTGATCGAGGCGGGCCCGGTTATTTTCGCGGCCGGCGTGCGGCCGCGTGACGAGCTGGCCGCGGCAGCGGGGCTGACGCTGGCCGAGCGCGGCGGCGTACTCACTGACTTATCCTGCCGGACAAGCGATCCCGACATCTACGCGATCGGCGAGGTCGCCGCGATCGACGGGCGATGCTACGGCCTGGTCGGACCGGGCTACACCTCCGCGGAGGTCGTGGTGGACCGGCTGCTGGGTGGCGCTGCGGAGTTCCCGGAAGCCGATCTGTCTACCAAGCTCAAACTGCTGGGTGTCGACGTCGCCAGCTTCGGTGACGCGATGGGCGCAACCGAGAACTGCCTCGAGGTCGTCATCAATGACGCGGTGAACCGGACCTACGCCAAGCTGGTGCTCTCCGATGACGCCAAGACCCTGCTCGGCGGGGTGCTGGTGGGTGACGCGTCCAGCTACGGGGTGCTGCGGCCGATGGTCGGCAGCGAGCTGCCGGGCGACCCGCTCGCGCTGATCGCGCCGGAAGGATCCGGCGGCGGCTCTTCGGCTTTGGGTGTCGGCGCGCTCCCGGATTCAGCGCAGATCTGCTCCTGCAACAACGTCAGCAAGGCCGACCTGAAGTGTGCGATCGCCGACGGTTGCAGCGACGTCGGATCGCTGAAGTCGTGCACGACGGCCGGCACGTCGTGTGGCTCGTGCGTGCTGCTGCTCAAGCAGCTGCTGGAAGCCGAGGGCGTGGTTCAGTCCAAGGCGCTGTGCGAGCACTTCAGCCAGTCGCGCGCAGAGCTTTTCGAAATCATCTCGGCCACCGAGATCCGGACCTTCTCTGGTCTGCTGGAGCGCTTCGGTCGCGGAAAAGGTTGCGACATCTGCAAACCCGTGGTCGCGTCGATCCTGGCCTCGACCGGCTCGGACCACATCCTCGACGGCGAGCAGGCCTCGCTGCAGGATTCCAACGACCACTTCCTGGCCAACATTCAGAAGAACGGCAGCTACTCGGTGGTGCCCCGGGTTCCCGGCGGTGACATCAAGCCCGAGCATCTGATCCTGATCGGCCAGATCGCCCAGGACTTCGGGCTTTACACGAAGATCACCGGCGGTCAGCGGATCGACCTGTTCGGCGCCCGGGTGGACCAGCTGCCGCAGATCTGGAAGCGGCTGGTTGACGGCGGCATGGAATCCGGCCACGCCTACGGCAAGTCGCTGCGCACCGTGAAAAGCTGTGTGGGCACCGACTGGTGCCGTTACGGCCAGCAGGACTCGGTGCAACTGGCCATCGACTTGGAGCTGCGCTACCGAGGCCTGCGGGCGCCGCACAAGATCAAGATGGGTGTCTCGGGCTGTGCGCGGGAATGCGCGGAGGCGCGCGGCAAGGACGTCGGCGTCATCGCCACCGAAAAGGGTTGGAACCTCTACGTCGGCGGCAACGGCGGTATGACTCCAAAACACGCCCAGTTGCTGGCCAGTGACCTCGACACCGACACGCTGGTCCGTTATGTCGACCGGTTCCTCATGTACTACATCCGCACCGCCGACCGGCTGCAGCGCACCGCGCCGTGGGTCGAGTCGCTGGACGGCGGTCTCGACCACCTGCGTGAGGTGGTATGTGAGGACACCCTCGGGCTGGCCGAGGAATTCGAGGCCGCGATGGAGCGGCACGTGGACAACTACAAGTGCGAATGGAAGGGCGTGCTCGAAGATCCGGACAAGCTCTCGCGGTTTGTCTCCTTCGTCAACGCGCCGGACGAAATCGATTCGACTGTCACATTCACCGAGCATGCCGGACGCAAAATCCCTGTGTCCATTGGCATGCCGCGGGTCCGTTCATAG
- a CDS encoding DUF302 domain-containing protein, whose amino-acid sequence MTSSVKAAEFNVVAHTMNRIDISTGMNFDDFVAAFENAAPPVDRAAVHEIVDRGGNWDDVLAAAASNAPHDLMVYAKIDALPFFSLAGHTTKAVEYLLGNHTIAETMYRHDPKALLYAPLRLLIYADVDGNAVFSMDQPGPAFGSLGIAEVAKVGESLDRKVVNLLRVIGIDAGQAFTR is encoded by the coding sequence ATGACAAGTAGCGTTAAGGCAGCCGAATTCAACGTCGTGGCACACACCATGAATCGCATCGACATCAGCACGGGCATGAATTTCGACGATTTCGTCGCGGCTTTCGAGAACGCCGCACCGCCCGTCGACCGAGCAGCGGTGCATGAGATCGTCGATCGCGGCGGCAACTGGGACGACGTGCTTGCGGCCGCGGCGAGTAACGCGCCGCACGACCTGATGGTCTACGCGAAGATCGACGCGTTGCCCTTCTTCAGCCTTGCCGGTCACACCACCAAAGCGGTGGAGTATCTGCTCGGCAACCACACGATCGCTGAAACGATGTATCGCCATGACCCGAAAGCATTGCTGTACGCGCCATTACGGCTGCTGATCTACGCGGACGTCGACGGCAACGCGGTGTTTTCGATGGACCAGCCTGGTCCCGCATTCGGCAGTCTCGGCATCGCCGAGGTGGCGAAGGTGGGCGAGAGCCTGGATCGCAAAGTGGTAAACCTGTTGCGAGTCATCGGAATTGACGCCGGCCAGGCGTTCACCCGCTAG
- a CDS encoding Hsp20/alpha crystallin family protein, whose protein sequence is MSNLAVWSHPADRWLRDFFGPAATADWYKPVNSGLNPAAEIVKDGDDAVVRLELPGVDVEKDVNVEVDRGRLVIHGEHRDEHAEQTDVRTLREIRYGSFRRSFQLPAHVTSEAIKASYDAGVLTVRVNGAYAGTQAQRIEIAK, encoded by the coding sequence ATGAGTAATCTCGCAGTGTGGTCGCACCCGGCCGACCGATGGTTGCGCGACTTCTTCGGCCCGGCCGCAACAGCCGACTGGTACAAGCCGGTGAACAGCGGTTTGAACCCTGCGGCCGAGATCGTCAAGGACGGCGACGACGCGGTAGTGCGCCTGGAACTGCCCGGTGTCGATGTCGAAAAAGACGTCAACGTCGAGGTCGACAGGGGGCGCCTGGTAATCCACGGCGAACACCGCGACGAGCACGCAGAACAGACGGACGTCCGTACCCTGCGGGAGATCCGCTATGGATCGTTCCGTCGCTCGTTCCAGCTGCCCGCGCACGTCACCAGCGAGGCCATCAAGGCTTCCTACGACGCCGGTGTGTTAACCGTGCGAGTCAACGGCGCGTACGCCGGAACCCAGGCGCAGCGCATCGAGATCGCCAAGTGA
- a CDS encoding uroporphyrinogen-III synthase, which translates to MDQPESPPLTGYRIAVTSARRSEELCALLGRQGAEVSSAAAINMIALPEDEELQSITEAVIANPPDILVAHTGIGFRGWVAAAEGWGLSYQLIASLSKARVLARGPKATGALRAAGLHEEWSPKSESSQELLKYLLESGVSGARIAVQLHGAADAWDPFPEFVGGLRAAGAEVVPIRVYRWKSTAMGGNFDQLVTGIARRQFDAVSFTSAPAAAAVLERSRDLNIEDQVIEALRTDVHAMCVGPVTAQPLHRKGIPTTSPERMRLGALARHIAEKLPQLGSCNVKAAGHAIEIRGNCVLVDGSVQALSGSGMAVLRALAHRPGDVVARNDLLRVLPGNSNDPHAVDTAVLRLRTALGDKNIVATVVKRGYRLAIDEPVGTP; encoded by the coding sequence ATGGACCAGCCCGAGTCCCCGCCGCTCACCGGTTACCGGATAGCGGTCACGTCGGCGCGCCGGTCCGAGGAGCTGTGCGCGTTGCTGGGCCGCCAGGGCGCCGAGGTCTCCAGCGCTGCCGCGATCAACATGATCGCGTTACCCGAAGATGAAGAACTGCAGAGCATTACCGAAGCCGTGATCGCCAATCCTCCCGACATTCTGGTCGCCCACACCGGCATCGGATTTCGCGGCTGGGTGGCCGCCGCCGAGGGTTGGGGGTTGTCCTATCAGCTCATCGCGTCGCTGTCCAAGGCGCGAGTGCTGGCGCGCGGGCCGAAGGCGACGGGCGCGCTGCGCGCGGCCGGTCTGCACGAAGAGTGGTCGCCGAAATCCGAATCCTCCCAAGAACTCCTCAAGTACTTGCTTGAATCGGGGGTGTCCGGCGCGCGGATCGCGGTGCAACTCCACGGCGCCGCCGACGCCTGGGACCCGTTCCCGGAATTCGTCGGAGGATTGCGCGCGGCAGGTGCCGAGGTGGTGCCGATCCGGGTGTACCGGTGGAAGTCCACCGCGATGGGCGGCAACTTCGACCAACTGGTCACCGGGATCGCGCGGCGCCAATTCGATGCGGTCAGCTTCACGTCGGCACCCGCCGCGGCCGCGGTCCTGGAGCGCAGCCGCGACTTGAACATCGAGGACCAGGTGATCGAGGCGTTGCGCACCGATGTGCACGCCATGTGCGTCGGCCCGGTGACGGCACAGCCGTTGCACCGCAAGGGCATTCCGACGACGTCACCCGAACGGATGCGGCTGGGAGCGCTGGCCCGCCATATCGCCGAAAAACTGCCACAGCTCGGGTCGTGCAATGTGAAGGCCGCGGGTCACGCGATCGAGATCCGCGGAAACTGCGTACTGGTCGACGGTTCGGTGCAAGCGCTGTCCGGATCCGGGATGGCGGTACTGCGCGCGCTGGCTCACCGTCCCGGTGACGTCGTGGCCCGCAATGATCTGTTACGGGTACTGCCCGGCAACAGCAACGATCCGCACGCCGTCGACACGGCCGTGCTTCGACTGCGAACAGCCCTGGGCGACAAGAACATTGTCGCAACCGTTGTCAAGCGTGGCTACCGGCTGGCGATCGACGAACCGGTGGGAACGCCATGA
- a CDS encoding nitrate/nitrite transporter: MGRSHVLSNWDPEDTVAWEGGNDKIARRNLIWSVAAEHIGFSVWSIWSVMVLFMPASVYGFSAGDKFLLGATATLVGACLRFPYTFATAKFGGRNWTVFSALVLLIPTVGTMVLLAHPGLPLWPYLVCAALAGLGGGNFASSMTNINAFYPQRLKGWALAVNAGGGNLGVPVVQLVGLLVIAAAGNRQPYWVCASYLVLLAIAGIGAALYMDNLQHYRIDTSTMRAVLSEPHSWVIALLYIGTFGSFIGFSFAFGQVLQMNFVASGENTAQASLHAAQIAFLGPLLGSMSRVYGGKLADRIGGGRVTLAVFCSMIVAGGILVSASTFGSHGTGRTSASTMVGFVIGFVALFILSGIGNGSVYKMIPSIFEARSHSMQMGENERRQWSRSMSGALIGLAGAIGALGGVGVNLALRQSYLHSGTATSAFWAFTLCYVAASILTWAVYVRRPLEVVAPEAAQAASGARLATV, translated from the coding sequence CTGGGCCGTTCGCATGTCCTTTCGAACTGGGACCCCGAAGACACCGTGGCCTGGGAGGGTGGCAACGACAAGATAGCCCGCCGCAACCTGATCTGGTCCGTGGCCGCCGAGCACATCGGCTTCTCGGTCTGGTCGATCTGGTCGGTGATGGTGCTGTTCATGCCGGCGTCGGTGTACGGCTTTTCCGCCGGGGACAAATTCCTGCTCGGCGCCACCGCCACCCTGGTCGGTGCGTGCCTACGCTTTCCCTACACGTTCGCCACTGCGAAGTTCGGCGGACGCAACTGGACGGTGTTCTCCGCGCTGGTGCTGTTGATCCCGACGGTCGGCACGATGGTGTTGCTGGCTCACCCCGGCCTGCCGCTGTGGCCGTATCTGGTGTGCGCGGCGCTGGCCGGCCTCGGCGGCGGCAACTTCGCGTCGTCGATGACCAACATCAACGCGTTCTACCCACAGCGTCTTAAGGGTTGGGCGTTGGCGGTCAACGCCGGTGGCGGCAACCTCGGGGTACCGGTGGTTCAGCTGGTCGGCCTGCTCGTGATCGCGGCCGCCGGAAACCGGCAACCGTATTGGGTGTGCGCCAGTTACCTTGTGCTGCTGGCGATCGCCGGCATCGGCGCCGCGCTGTACATGGACAACCTGCAGCATTACCGCATCGATACGTCCACCATGCGGGCGGTGTTGTCCGAACCGCACAGCTGGGTGATCGCGCTGCTGTATATCGGCACCTTCGGCTCGTTCATCGGTTTCTCGTTCGCGTTCGGCCAAGTGTTGCAGATGAACTTCGTCGCCAGCGGCGAGAACACCGCGCAGGCCTCCTTACATGCCGCCCAAATCGCCTTCCTGGGGCCACTATTGGGATCGATGTCGCGGGTCTACGGCGGCAAGCTGGCCGACCGCATCGGCGGCGGCAGGGTCACGCTCGCCGTCTTCTGTTCGATGATCGTGGCCGGTGGAATACTGGTCAGCGCAAGCACTTTCGGGAGCCATGGGACGGGCCGGACCTCCGCCTCGACGATGGTCGGTTTCGTGATCGGCTTCGTCGCCCTGTTCATCCTGTCCGGCATCGGTAATGGGTCGGTGTACAAGATGATTCCCTCAATCTTCGAGGCGCGTAGTCACTCGATGCAGATGGGCGAGAACGAGCGCCGGCAGTGGTCACGTTCCATGTCCGGAGCACTGATCGGCCTCGCCGGTGCGATCGGAGCTCTGGGCGGCGTCGGCGTCAACCTGGCACTGCGGCAGTCGTATCTGCACAGCGGCACCGCGACGTCGGCGTTCTGGGCGTTCACGTTGTGCTACGTGGCCGCCTCGATACTGACCTGGGCGGTGTACGTCCGCCGTCCGCTCGAGGTGGTGGCACCAGAGGCCGCGCAGGCCGCATCGGGGGCTCGGCTGGCTACCGTATAG
- a CDS encoding GNAT family N-acetyltransferase, which translates to MLTQVHTARLVHTADLDLDTRQRVQHMVADAFAGDFNDNDWEHTLGGMHALIWQHGAIIAHAAVIQRRLIYRGDALRCGYVEGVAVREDHRGQGLVHALLDGVEQVLRGAYQLGALSSSVRARGLYAARGWLPWTGPTSVLTPSGPTRTPDDDASVFVFPVTVTVDTSAELMCDWRGGDVW; encoded by the coding sequence GTGCTCACCCAGGTACACACCGCGCGCCTGGTTCACACTGCCGACCTCGACCTCGACACGCGGCAGCGCGTTCAGCACATGGTCGCCGACGCCTTCGCGGGCGACTTCAACGACAATGACTGGGAGCACACCCTGGGCGGCATGCACGCCCTGATCTGGCAGCACGGCGCGATCATCGCGCACGCCGCGGTGATCCAGCGGCGGTTGATCTATCGGGGCGACGCGCTGCGCTGCGGCTACGTCGAAGGGGTCGCGGTACGCGAAGACCACCGCGGACAGGGGCTGGTGCACGCGCTGCTCGACGGAGTCGAACAGGTGCTGCGCGGCGCCTACCAATTGGGCGCACTGAGTTCATCGGTCCGGGCCCGCGGCCTGTATGCGGCACGCGGCTGGTTGCCGTGGACCGGACCGACGTCGGTGCTGACGCCGAGCGGTCCGACGCGCACGCCCGACGACGACGCATCGGTCTTCGTCTTCCCGGTCACGGTCACCGTGGACACCTCGGCGGAACTGATGTGCGACTGGCGCGGCGGCGACGTTTGGTAG